A portion of the Sphingobacterium spiritivorum genome contains these proteins:
- a CDS encoding tRNA-(ms[2]io[6]A)-hydroxylase, with protein MLGLKLLTDPRWANIAESNLEEILTDHAWCEQKAATNAISLITYNSEHEDLVHELTAIAIEEMQHFQMVIEIIRERGYTLGRERKDDYVGQLMKFSKKDGSRNMAFIDRLLFAAMIEARSCERFRVLSQNIKDQDLAKFYHDLMVSEANHYTTFLNFARKYSTDVDVDKRWKEWLTFEGELIQSYGNKELIHG; from the coding sequence ATGTTAGGATTGAAATTATTAACGGATCCCCGTTGGGCAAATATTGCAGAATCTAATTTAGAGGAGATTCTTACAGATCACGCATGGTGTGAACAAAAAGCAGCAACAAATGCTATTTCACTGATTACGTATAACTCTGAACATGAAGATCTTGTGCACGAATTGACGGCAATTGCTATTGAAGAAATGCAACATTTTCAGATGGTTATAGAGATTATCCGGGAAAGAGGGTATACGCTGGGAAGAGAACGTAAAGATGACTATGTCGGCCAGCTGATGAAGTTTTCAAAAAAAGACGGAAGCCGTAATATGGCTTTTATTGATCGCCTGCTTTTTGCGGCTATGATTGAAGCGCGAAGCTGCGAACGGTTCAGAGTATTATCCCAGAATATCAAGGATCAGGATCTTGCCAAATTCTACCATGACCTGATGGTCTCTGAGGCAAATCATTATACTACATTTCTGAATTTTGCGAGAAAATATTCTACAGATGTAGATGTTGACAAGCGGTGGAAAGAATGGCTGACTTTTGAAGGAGAATTGATTCAGAGCTACGGTAATAAAGAGCTTATTCACGGGTAA